A section of the Euwallacea fornicatus isolate EFF26 chromosome 12, ASM4011564v1, whole genome shotgun sequence genome encodes:
- the Rbp gene encoding RIMS-binding protein 2 isoform X2: MDLELQLRAAEARRADLERQHQEALSVLAGCGPDTLEARQSRVRELDKKIALENVRCEELQLELSSATRTRGPTSAGLSGLTSNYSTGQHQPWSQSKGTEIEKIMAKIEQDNRILAELDHSRSTTLGQGLATSVSSHALGECSPPISPITMSHTTPNIYPTNTSLGGQHSYNAGVLSSTGTAYISNPASVGNYNTSTYNSLGQHYGTSKSLMGATGISSLGHHTIGIGASGMGQQSVLGTIGYSACSRNLNGHFSGTLIQPMSTLGGNVIGGASLPSSGLGTSIVPPTNYATSTIANTTFTNPLASSNPSRMLSQVSSYNNPSFSNPITSTLNQYSTLNQYSNPLPIVTTSYTNAVTFSNPLSSHFNSLGTSGMNIKLKAIDDVDLGQRRVATPVTPHPPPWTGTLGITDLRPRMLTDGLDSDWSGGATLGGIQTGDRSFLNGQQVPDGQVDMLDIPGKGRCSVYIARFSYEPEPESEEELSIVAGDYLLVWGEPMGPGGYLDAELLDGRRGLVPAHFVQRLIGDDLLEFHQAVLSTLREEEINQENFAADVARLNELAEIAEQQEDDNSGPEGEAADLLFSVLVPAPRQLTLERQLNKSVLISWTAPENVGPNQIESYHVYVDGVLKATVKATERTRALVEGVDSNRPHRISVRSVTANRRTSRDAACTMIIGRDTHQLGPSAVRASNITSTSAVISWLPANSNHQHVVCVNNVEVRTVKPGVYRHTITGLAPNTQYRVTVRAKHHRSAQNVANLAEELPMPAAAHTDFRTLPKGLPDPPSDILVEPGPQDGTLLVTWHPITTPHHPGSSITGYAVYADGKKVTDVDSPTGDHALIDISKLLGLNPRHVTVRTKARDSQSTDSVPTAIPVSVLRGGPARRQQPHSAVMPAHLRQQMPRSQQPGQQVIEPDENLSDKEIFPNSQVHRQQQSGIPSIAPRSLTEITKENYDPNMSEDELDSRNRRFNRNQPRQVQNPGQPQQNVQGVAGQTSQQYYPGGQQVVQNQRQNQIMRNQQPVMRPSPNNPQSKMRDQNTKPKYFVALFDYDPATMSPNPDACDEELPFSEGDTIKVWGEKDADGFYWGECRGRRGFVPHNMVMELDNHSNQALQQHNNQSLQQPMNQSVRRMVALYDYDPQELSPNVDAEVELSFTTGQIITVFGEMDEDGFYNAEIDGVRGLVPSNFLADAPDQFGAGGPNQGQPRGDNFAGRNQPQPRGVGPGARGPPPPPRENQMRGAVSGTQNRGKDACHLLYSSSQLDSSFNNTQASMSNTNNTSTEHQQGRLRGMLRPGPGNQSQMQTTQPNQSQPFGQPISQNTSMGGLFSSITGSGQSQPINQQTYGQTNPQNQRIQHKGVPQVLPTVGGMASSGVQPQPGAGGVPGGPNLMQKLNEITAPGGDILSKGKELIFMKFGLGGK, from the exons ATGGACCTCGAACTCCAATTGAGGGCGGCCGAGGCACGTCGAGCGGATCTGGAAAGACAACATCAGGAGGCCCTCAGCGTGCTGGCAGGTTGCGGTCCAGACACGTTAGAAGCCCGCCAATCGAGGGTCAGGGAGCTggacaaaaaaattgctctGGAAAATGTCAG ATGCGAAGAACTCCAGCTTGAGCTGAGTTCCGCCACACGTACCCGGGGCCCAACTTCCGCCGGTTTGTCAGGCCTCACCTCGAACTACTCTACTGGGCAGCACCAGCCTTGGTCCCAATCTAAAGGTACtgagattgaaaaaattatggcAAAAATAGAGCAGGATAACAGAATATTAGCTGAGTTAGACCATAGTCGCAGTACTACACTAG GTCAAGGACTGGCAACAAGTGTCAGTTCTCATGCTTTAGGAGAATGTAGCCCGCCAATTTCACCGATAACTATGTCGCATACTACTCCGAACATTTATCCGACCAATACGTCGCTAGGCGGTCAGCATAGCTACAATGCAG GAGTTCTTTCGAGTACTGGTACTGCGTACATCTCGAATCCTGCGAGCGTTGGCAACTACAACACTTCCACGTACAACAGCCTGGGGCAGCACTATGGTACTAGTAAATCTTTGATGGGGGCCACGGGGATTAGTAGTCTTGGGCATCATACTATAGGCATTGGCGCTAGTGGGATGGGACAGCAATCGGTTTTAGGTACTATCGGGTACTCGGCTTGCTCGAGGAACTTAAACGGGCATTTTTCAGGAACATTGATCCAGCCTATGTCGACCTTAGGGGGTAACGTCATCGGGGGAGCTTCGCTTCCATCCTCTGGTTTAGGAACTTCCATTGTACCTCCCACGAATTACGCCACTAGCACCATAGCAAATACTACCTTCACCAATCCGTTGGCGTCCTCTAATCCTAGCAGAATGTTAA GTCAAGTGTCTTCTTACAATAACCCGTCGTTCAGCAACCCTATTACAAGTACTCTAAATCAGTACTCTACTCTGAATCAGTACTCCAATCCGCTTCCAATCGTCACCACCAGTTACACCAATGCGGTGACATTTTCCAACCCCTTAAGTTCCCATTTTAACAGCTTAGGGACTTCTGGCATGAATATTAAGTTGAAAGCTATCGATGACGTTGATTTGG GTCAACGAAGAGTGGCCACCCCCGTTACCCCACACCCTCCTCCTTGGACAGGGACGTTGGGTATTACTGACCTGCGCCCGCGCATGCTTACAGATGGCTTGGACTCGGATTGGAGCGGAGGGGCGACCCTTGGGGGCATCCAAACCGGTGACAGGAGCTTCTTGAATGGGCAGCAGGTTCCCGATGGCCAAGTCGATATGCTGGACATTCCAGGAAAAGGAAGATGTTCAGTGTATATTGCTAG GTTCTCCTACGAGCCCGAACCGGAGTCGGAAGAGGAATTGAGCATTGTGGCAGGAGATTATTTGTTGGTGTGGGGGGAGCCTATGGGCCCTGGCGGGTACCTGGACGCGGAACTTCTAGATGGTCGGCGGGGATTGGTGCCTGCCCACTTCGTCCAGCGGCTGATTG GTGACGACCTTCTGGAGTTCCATCAGGCGGTGCTTTCCACATTGCGCGAGGAAGAAATCAACCAAGAGAACTTTGCTGCCGATGTGGCAAGGCTGAACGAACTGGCAGAGATAGCGGAACAGCAAGAAGATGATAACAGTGGCCCTGAAGGTGAGGCAG CTGATCTGCTGTTTTCCGTACTAGTGCCTGCTCCCAGGCAGCTAACCCTGGAACGACAGCTCAACAAGAGCGTTCTGATCAGCTGGACCGCTCCTGAGAATGTCGGTCCCAATCAGATCGAAAGTTACCACGTATACGTAGATGGAGTGCTCAAAGCTACAGTTAAAGCAACTGAGAGGACAAGAGCTTTAGTTGAGGGCGTCGATAGCAACAGA CCACATCGCATCAGCGTTCGCTCAGTGACAGCCAATCGACGTACCTCACGTGACGCAGCTTGTACCATGATCATAGGCCGAGACACACATCAATTAGGACCCAGTGCCGTGAGGGCTTCCAATATCACCTCAACCTCGGCGGTAATAAGTTGGTTACCGGCCAACTCAAATCATCAGCATGTGGTGTGCGTTAACAACGTGGAGGTCAGGACTGTGAAGCCGGGGGTGTACAGGCACACGATCACTG GTTTGGCCCCGAACACCCAGTACAGAGTGACTGTGCGGGCGAAGCACCACCGATCTGCGCAAAATGTGGCAAATTTAGCTGAGGAATTGCCCATGCCCGCAGCTGCGCATACGGATTTTAGGACGCTTCCGAAGGGGCTGCCCGACCCTCCTAGTGACATTTTAGTCGAGCCCG GGCCCCAGGACGGGACACTTTTAGTCACGTGGCATCCCATCACTACACCACACCACCCGGGTTCCAGCATCACCGGATACGCAGTATATGCTGACGGGAAGAAGGTGACAGACGTAGACAGCCCCACAG GCGACCACGCCCTGATAGATATCTCGAAGCTCCTGGGACTCAATCCCCGTCACGTGACAGTGCGCACTAAAGCTCGCGACAGTCAATCAACCGATAGCGTCCCCACAGCTATACCCGTGAGTGTGCTTCGAGGGGGCCCTGCCCGCAGGCAGCAGCCTCACAGCGCAGTGATGCCTGCCCATTTACGTCAGCAGATGCCTAGGAGTCAGCAGCCCGGGCAGCAA GTCATTGAGCCTGACGAAAACTTAAGTGATAAAGAGATCTTCCCAAATTCGCAGGTCCATAGGCAGCAGCAAAGTGGTATCCCCTCAATAG CTCCCCGATCGCTTACAGAAATAACGAAAGAAAATTACGACCCCAACATGTCTGAAGACGAACTGGATTCTAGAAACAGGAGATTCAATAGGAACCAGCCCAGGCAGGTCCAGAATCCTGGCCAGCCCCAGCAGAATGTGCAGGGGGTCGCGGGTCAGACTTCGCAACAGTATTATCCCGGTGGTCAGCAAG TGGTCCAAAATCAGCGCCAAAACCAGATAATGCGCAACCAGCAGCCCGTGATGCGTCCATCCCCCAACAACCCCCAGAGCAAGATGCGAGACCAAAACACcaaaccaaaatatttcgttGCTTTGTTTGACTACGATCCCGCCACCATGTCTCCGAACCCGGACGCTTGTGACGAGGAACTGCCCTTTTCCGAGGGTGACACCATTAAAGTGTGGGGTGAGAAAGACGCGGACGGGTTCTACTGGGGGGAGTGCCGAG GCAGGAGAGGGTTCGTGCCCCACAACATGGTAATGGAGCTCGACAACCACAGCAACCAAGCACTGCAGCAACACAACAATCAGTCTTTGCAACAACCAATGAATCAATCGGTGAGGCGAATGGTCGCACTGTACGATTACGACCCTCAGGAGCTGAGCCCTAACGTAGATGCGGAA GTAGAGTTGAGCTTCACCACCGGGCAGATCATCACGGTCTTCGGGGAAATGGACGAAGACGGATTTTACAATGCCGAAATTGACGGGGTGCGAGGACTGGTACCTTCGAATTTCTTAGCAGACGCCCCTGACCAGTTCGGAGCGGGAGGTCCCAATCAAGGACAACCGAGAGGAG ATAACTTCGCAGGTAGGAACCAACCCCAGCCGCGGGGAGTTGGGCCTGGCGCCAGAGgccctcctcctcctcccaGGGAGAATCAGATGAGAGGGGCAGTCAGCGGCACGCAGAATCGAGGCAAAG ATGCCTGCCACCTGTTGTATAGCTCCTCTCAGTTAGACTCATCCTTCAACAACACTCAAGCATCGATGTCGAACACCAACAACACTTCTACCGAGCACCAACAG GGGAGGCTTCGAGGGATGCTGAGACCCGGGCCTGGTAACCAATCCCAAATGCAAACGACACAGCCCAACCAATCGCAGCCATTCGGCCAACCAATTTCCCAGAACACCTCGATGGGTGGGCTGTTCTCCAGCATCACAGGGTCCGGCCAATCGCAACCAATCAACCAACAGACTTACGGCCAGACGAACCCGCAGAACCAAAGGATACAGCATAAGGGGGTGCCCCAAGTCCTTCCTACCGTCGGAGGGATGGCTTCGAGCGGGGTGCAACCTCAACCAGGTGCCGGAGGCGTGCCAGGCGGTCCAAATTTAATGCAGAAGCTCAACGAAATTACCGCACCAGGTGGTGATATCTTGTCGAAGGGGAAGgaacttatttttatgaaatttggtttgGGGGGTAAATAA
- the Rbp gene encoding RIMS-binding protein 2 isoform X15, producing MDLELQLRAAEARRADLERQHQEALSVLAGCGPDTLEARQSRVRELDKKIALENVRCEELQLELSSATRTRGPTSAGLSGLTSNYSTGQHQPWSQSKGVLSSTGTAYISNPASVGNYNTSTYNSLGQHYGTSKSLMGATGISSLGHHTIGIGASGMGQQSVLGTLIQPMSTLGGNVIGGASLPSSGLGTSIVPPTNYATSTIANTTFTNPLASSNPSRMLSQVSSYNNPSFSNPITSTLNQYSTLNQYSNPLPIVTTSYTNAVTFSNPLSSHFNSLGTSGMNIKLKAIDDVDLGQRRVATPVTPHPPPWTGTLGITDLRPRMLTDGLDSDWSGGATLGGIQTGDRSFLNGQQVPDGQVDMLDIPGKGRCSVYIARFSYEPEPESEEELSIVAGDYLLVWGEPMGPGGYLDAELLDGRRGLVPAHFVQRLIGDDLLEFHQAVLSTLREEEINQENFAADVARLNELAEIAEQQEDDNSGPEGEAADLLFSVLVPAPRQLTLERQLNKSVLISWTAPENVGPNQIESYHVYVDGVLKATVKATERTRALVEGVDSNRPHRISVRSVTANRRTSRDAACTMIIGRDTHQLGPSAVRASNITSTSAVISWLPANSNHQHVVCVNNVEVRTVKPGVYRHTITGLAPNTQYRVTVRAKHHRSAQNVANLAEELPMPAAAHTDFRTLPKGLPDPPSDILVEPGPQDGTLLVTWHPITTPHHPGSSITGYAVYADGKKVTDVDSPTGDHALIDISKLLGLNPRHVTVRTKARDSQSTDSVPTAIPVSVLRGGPARRQQPHSAVMPAHLRQQMPRSQQPGQQVIEPDENLSDKEIFPNSQVHRQQQSGIPSIAPRSLTEITKENYDPNMSEDELDSRNRRFNRNQPRQVQNPGQPQQNVQGVAGQTSQQYYPGGQQVVQNQRQNQIMRNQQPVMRPSPNNPQSKMRDQNTKPKYFVALFDYDPATMSPNPDACDEELPFSEGDTIKVWGEKDADGFYWGECRGRRGFVPHNMVMELDNHSNQALQQHNNQSLQQPMNQSVRRMVALYDYDPQELSPNVDAEQVELSFTTGQIITVFGEMDEDGFYNAEIDGVRGLVPSNFLADAPDQFGAGGPNQGQPRGDNFAGRNQPQPRGVGPGARGPPPPPRENQMRGAVSGTQNRGKDACHLLYSSSQLDSSFNNTQASMSNTNNTSTEHQQGRLRGMLRPGPGNQSQMQTTQPNQSQPFGQPISQNTSMGGLFSSITGSGQSQPINQQTYGQTNPQNQRIQHKGVPQVLPTVGGMASSGVQPQPGAGGVPGGPNLMQKLNEITAPGGDILSKGKELIFMKFGLGGK from the exons ATGGACCTCGAACTCCAATTGAGGGCGGCCGAGGCACGTCGAGCGGATCTGGAAAGACAACATCAGGAGGCCCTCAGCGTGCTGGCAGGTTGCGGTCCAGACACGTTAGAAGCCCGCCAATCGAGGGTCAGGGAGCTggacaaaaaaattgctctGGAAAATGTCAG ATGCGAAGAACTCCAGCTTGAGCTGAGTTCCGCCACACGTACCCGGGGCCCAACTTCCGCCGGTTTGTCAGGCCTCACCTCGAACTACTCTACTGGGCAGCACCAGCCTTGGTCCCAATCTAAAG GAGTTCTTTCGAGTACTGGTACTGCGTACATCTCGAATCCTGCGAGCGTTGGCAACTACAACACTTCCACGTACAACAGCCTGGGGCAGCACTATGGTACTAGTAAATCTTTGATGGGGGCCACGGGGATTAGTAGTCTTGGGCATCATACTATAGGCATTGGCGCTAGTGGGATGGGACAGCAATCGGTTTTAG GAACATTGATCCAGCCTATGTCGACCTTAGGGGGTAACGTCATCGGGGGAGCTTCGCTTCCATCCTCTGGTTTAGGAACTTCCATTGTACCTCCCACGAATTACGCCACTAGCACCATAGCAAATACTACCTTCACCAATCCGTTGGCGTCCTCTAATCCTAGCAGAATGTTAA GTCAAGTGTCTTCTTACAATAACCCGTCGTTCAGCAACCCTATTACAAGTACTCTAAATCAGTACTCTACTCTGAATCAGTACTCCAATCCGCTTCCAATCGTCACCACCAGTTACACCAATGCGGTGACATTTTCCAACCCCTTAAGTTCCCATTTTAACAGCTTAGGGACTTCTGGCATGAATATTAAGTTGAAAGCTATCGATGACGTTGATTTGG GTCAACGAAGAGTGGCCACCCCCGTTACCCCACACCCTCCTCCTTGGACAGGGACGTTGGGTATTACTGACCTGCGCCCGCGCATGCTTACAGATGGCTTGGACTCGGATTGGAGCGGAGGGGCGACCCTTGGGGGCATCCAAACCGGTGACAGGAGCTTCTTGAATGGGCAGCAGGTTCCCGATGGCCAAGTCGATATGCTGGACATTCCAGGAAAAGGAAGATGTTCAGTGTATATTGCTAG GTTCTCCTACGAGCCCGAACCGGAGTCGGAAGAGGAATTGAGCATTGTGGCAGGAGATTATTTGTTGGTGTGGGGGGAGCCTATGGGCCCTGGCGGGTACCTGGACGCGGAACTTCTAGATGGTCGGCGGGGATTGGTGCCTGCCCACTTCGTCCAGCGGCTGATTG GTGACGACCTTCTGGAGTTCCATCAGGCGGTGCTTTCCACATTGCGCGAGGAAGAAATCAACCAAGAGAACTTTGCTGCCGATGTGGCAAGGCTGAACGAACTGGCAGAGATAGCGGAACAGCAAGAAGATGATAACAGTGGCCCTGAAGGTGAGGCAG CTGATCTGCTGTTTTCCGTACTAGTGCCTGCTCCCAGGCAGCTAACCCTGGAACGACAGCTCAACAAGAGCGTTCTGATCAGCTGGACCGCTCCTGAGAATGTCGGTCCCAATCAGATCGAAAGTTACCACGTATACGTAGATGGAGTGCTCAAAGCTACAGTTAAAGCAACTGAGAGGACAAGAGCTTTAGTTGAGGGCGTCGATAGCAACAGA CCACATCGCATCAGCGTTCGCTCAGTGACAGCCAATCGACGTACCTCACGTGACGCAGCTTGTACCATGATCATAGGCCGAGACACACATCAATTAGGACCCAGTGCCGTGAGGGCTTCCAATATCACCTCAACCTCGGCGGTAATAAGTTGGTTACCGGCCAACTCAAATCATCAGCATGTGGTGTGCGTTAACAACGTGGAGGTCAGGACTGTGAAGCCGGGGGTGTACAGGCACACGATCACTG GTTTGGCCCCGAACACCCAGTACAGAGTGACTGTGCGGGCGAAGCACCACCGATCTGCGCAAAATGTGGCAAATTTAGCTGAGGAATTGCCCATGCCCGCAGCTGCGCATACGGATTTTAGGACGCTTCCGAAGGGGCTGCCCGACCCTCCTAGTGACATTTTAGTCGAGCCCG GGCCCCAGGACGGGACACTTTTAGTCACGTGGCATCCCATCACTACACCACACCACCCGGGTTCCAGCATCACCGGATACGCAGTATATGCTGACGGGAAGAAGGTGACAGACGTAGACAGCCCCACAG GCGACCACGCCCTGATAGATATCTCGAAGCTCCTGGGACTCAATCCCCGTCACGTGACAGTGCGCACTAAAGCTCGCGACAGTCAATCAACCGATAGCGTCCCCACAGCTATACCCGTGAGTGTGCTTCGAGGGGGCCCTGCCCGCAGGCAGCAGCCTCACAGCGCAGTGATGCCTGCCCATTTACGTCAGCAGATGCCTAGGAGTCAGCAGCCCGGGCAGCAA GTCATTGAGCCTGACGAAAACTTAAGTGATAAAGAGATCTTCCCAAATTCGCAGGTCCATAGGCAGCAGCAAAGTGGTATCCCCTCAATAG CTCCCCGATCGCTTACAGAAATAACGAAAGAAAATTACGACCCCAACATGTCTGAAGACGAACTGGATTCTAGAAACAGGAGATTCAATAGGAACCAGCCCAGGCAGGTCCAGAATCCTGGCCAGCCCCAGCAGAATGTGCAGGGGGTCGCGGGTCAGACTTCGCAACAGTATTATCCCGGTGGTCAGCAAG TGGTCCAAAATCAGCGCCAAAACCAGATAATGCGCAACCAGCAGCCCGTGATGCGTCCATCCCCCAACAACCCCCAGAGCAAGATGCGAGACCAAAACACcaaaccaaaatatttcgttGCTTTGTTTGACTACGATCCCGCCACCATGTCTCCGAACCCGGACGCTTGTGACGAGGAACTGCCCTTTTCCGAGGGTGACACCATTAAAGTGTGGGGTGAGAAAGACGCGGACGGGTTCTACTGGGGGGAGTGCCGAG GCAGGAGAGGGTTCGTGCCCCACAACATGGTAATGGAGCTCGACAACCACAGCAACCAAGCACTGCAGCAACACAACAATCAGTCTTTGCAACAACCAATGAATCAATCGGTGAGGCGAATGGTCGCACTGTACGATTACGACCCTCAGGAGCTGAGCCCTAACGTAGATGCGGAA CAGGTAGAGTTGAGCTTCACCACCGGGCAGATCATCACGGTCTTCGGGGAAATGGACGAAGACGGATTTTACAATGCCGAAATTGACGGGGTGCGAGGACTGGTACCTTCGAATTTCTTAGCAGACGCCCCTGACCAGTTCGGAGCGGGAGGTCCCAATCAAGGACAACCGAGAGGAG ATAACTTCGCAGGTAGGAACCAACCCCAGCCGCGGGGAGTTGGGCCTGGCGCCAGAGgccctcctcctcctcccaGGGAGAATCAGATGAGAGGGGCAGTCAGCGGCACGCAGAATCGAGGCAAAG ATGCCTGCCACCTGTTGTATAGCTCCTCTCAGTTAGACTCATCCTTCAACAACACTCAAGCATCGATGTCGAACACCAACAACACTTCTACCGAGCACCAACAG GGGAGGCTTCGAGGGATGCTGAGACCCGGGCCTGGTAACCAATCCCAAATGCAAACGACACAGCCCAACCAATCGCAGCCATTCGGCCAACCAATTTCCCAGAACACCTCGATGGGTGGGCTGTTCTCCAGCATCACAGGGTCCGGCCAATCGCAACCAATCAACCAACAGACTTACGGCCAGACGAACCCGCAGAACCAAAGGATACAGCATAAGGGGGTGCCCCAAGTCCTTCCTACCGTCGGAGGGATGGCTTCGAGCGGGGTGCAACCTCAACCAGGTGCCGGAGGCGTGCCAGGCGGTCCAAATTTAATGCAGAAGCTCAACGAAATTACCGCACCAGGTGGTGATATCTTGTCGAAGGGGAAGgaacttatttttatgaaatttggtttgGGGGGTAAATAA